Within Methyloversatilis discipulorum, the genomic segment GTCGCGGTCGAGCGCGTCGGTCGAGCCGATCGACAGCGCCACGCCGTGCATGGCCATCGGGTAGTCGGCGCGCAGGCGATCGAGCATGGCCATCGGCTTGCCGCCGGCGACCATGAAGTTTTCGGAAATGATTTCCAGCCAGTCCAGCGGCGCGCGCGTTTCCAGCAGCGCCGTGTAGTGGGCGGGACGCAGGCCCAGACCGAAGCCGGGCGAGGGGGTGGTGAGTGTGGTCATCGGCAGTGCGCGGCCCGGCCCAGGCGGGCCCGGGCCGCGTGTCGGCGCGAAAGTGTTACTTGGCGGCCAGATCGCCGATGGTGCCGCCCTGGCCCAGGCATTCCTTGGCGGTGGTGGCCTTGAAGCCGTGACCCTTGCAGGCGTTCTGACCCTTGCAGCTGTGTTCGGCGGTTGCGCAGTCGCTGTTGCCCTTGCAGGCATGCAGACCGTAGCAATGCACCTTGTCGCCAGCGGCGACAGCGGCGCCCTTGCTGCCGGCCGGCATGTCGGCGGCGAACACGGCACCCGACAGGGCGAAGGCGGCGGCAGCGGCGGCGATCGAGGCGCCGAAATGGGACTTGGACATGAATGTTCTCCTGAAGATGGTGTGCGGGCAGGGCGGGGCGGTGCCCCGCCACCTGTTTCGCGAGAACAGCCGCCGGTGTCCGGATCACTGCGCACTACGCTCTCCCGCCACTAGACCCGGGTGGCCTGCGCTTCCTTACTTCGACGGAGAAACTTTTTCTGGCGACGCCCAGGGCAGCTGCTGCTTCTGCGCTTCGTCGTGCCAGCGCTCTTCCTCTTCGTGGATGTAGCGCTGCGTGGTGCGGGCGTCGGTGTGGCGGGCGTCCTTCTGCACGTAGCGCTCGTTCATGCCGCTGTCGAGCTTGGCGGTGATGCCGGTGTGCCGGCCCCAGTGGGCGGAGGCGGCGCGCAGCTTCTCGCGCTTGTGCTCCGAGATTTCCGGCAGCAGTTCGGCGGCGGCGTAGAAGATCTTCTTCAGGATCTGGTTCAGCCGGCGCGCGGTGATCGGGCTGCGGTCCTTGATCGACACCAGCAGCGGCGTCAGGTCGGTGCGCTTGGGCATGGCGCTCAGGCCGAGGTGTTTGCGGTAGCGCACCAGCGCGTGGACCATGTCATCGGCCACCGGCACCTTGGCCTGCTTGCCACCCTTGCCGACCACATGCCACCACCAGCGGCCGCGCTCTTCGCGGAAGCTGTTCATGCGGTGCGATTCCAGCTCGCCGGCGCGCGGCGCCAGCATGTAGAGCAGGGCGGCGATGAAGCGGGCGCGCTCGTATTCGTCGCGCTCGCCGTCGGTGTCGCGCGGCATCGCCTCGATGGCCTGGGTGACTGCCTGCCACATTTCGGCGTCGAGGAAGCGCTCGACCTTCTGCATTTCCTCGGTCTGCGCGATCACGTGCGCCGGGCCGTTCTTTTCCAGCGACAGCTTGCGCCGCCGCTGGCGGATCAGCCCCAGCGGGTTGCCGGCGAGGTAGCCGGCGTCGACCAGATAGCTCATCAGCGAGTTGATGGCGGCGATCGCGGTGAGCACCGCCGATTCCGACAACGGCCCGACGAATGGCCGCCACTCGGCGCGCACGCGCTGCACCTTGGGGCCGCACCACAGCGCGGCCGGCTGCGGGTCGGCGAGAAAGTGCAGATAGCCTTCGAAGTCCTGCCGGTTCAGGCTGGACAGCGGCCGGCCGCACTCGATCAGCGACCACAGCAGCAGCCGCTCGCATTCGCGCTGGTAGATGCGGTGAGTGCCGGGCGAGCGGTCGTACTCGACGAGGAAGCAGCGGATCGCCTCGATGTCGGTCTGCGCGCCGATCTGCAGCCGCGCGCGGTCGGCGCGGTTCACGCCGTCGTGGCCGTCGAGCGCTTCCGGCACGGTTATCTCGTCGAGCGGACGCAGGGGAATCGGGAGTGCGGCGGTCGTCATGGAGGGCGATCTTACCTGCCGACGGGAACCTCGCGACAGCATCGCCGGTCAGGTCGGCGTCAGCAAATGCTGCGATGCTTGCGCGCCTGATGCGCCGCCCGCGCGGTCGGCCCGGCGGCGGCAAACAATGTATCCTTCGGCCGGTTTCAGCCAGCCACAGCCCGGCAGCCTCCATGAATCCACTCGCAACGATAGTGCTGTTGCCCCTCG encodes:
- the bufA2 gene encoding BufA2 family periplasmic bufferin-type metallophore, producing the protein MSKSHFGASIAAAAAAFALSGAVFAADMPAGSKGAAVAAGDKVHCYGLHACKGNSDCATAEHSCKGQNACKGHGFKATTAKECLGQGGTIGDLAAK
- a CDS encoding tyrosine-type recombinase/integrase translates to MTTAALPIPLRPLDEITVPEALDGHDGVNRADRARLQIGAQTDIEAIRCFLVEYDRSPGTHRIYQRECERLLLWSLIECGRPLSSLNRQDFEGYLHFLADPQPAALWCGPKVQRVRAEWRPFVGPLSESAVLTAIAAINSLMSYLVDAGYLAGNPLGLIRQRRRKLSLEKNGPAHVIAQTEEMQKVERFLDAEMWQAVTQAIEAMPRDTDGERDEYERARFIAALLYMLAPRAGELESHRMNSFREERGRWWWHVVGKGGKQAKVPVADDMVHALVRYRKHLGLSAMPKRTDLTPLLVSIKDRSPITARRLNQILKKIFYAAAELLPEISEHKREKLRAASAHWGRHTGITAKLDSGMNERYVQKDARHTDARTTQRYIHEEEERWHDEAQKQQLPWASPEKVSPSK